Within the Thermus oshimai DSM 12092 genome, the region GGATCCCCGCCGCGGAGTACATCTTCGTCCAGCGCCTGCCCAAGACCCTGGTCCTTTCGGGGCTCGCCCTCACCCTGGCCCTTTTGGTGGCCATTCCCGTGGGGGTCTTTTCCGCGGTGCGCCAGTACTCCCTGGCGGACTACGCCATCACCTTCCTCTCCTTTGTGGGCTTTTCCATGCCCGTGTTTTTCCTGGGGATCCTCCTCCTCTACCTTTTCGCCATCGTCCTGCCGGAGCGCATTCCCGGCTTCCCCCAGTTCCCCACCGGGGGCGTGCCCCCCATCCTTTGGGAGGACGTGCGCTCCGGGGCGGTGAGCTTTGGGGCCTTCCTGGGCCAGTGGGCCTGGCACCTGATCCTGCCCGTCCTCACCCTTTCCGCCCTGCAGATGGCCGAGTGGACCCGGTTCATGCGGGCCTCCCTTTTGGAGGTGCTTTCCCAGGACTACATCCGCACCGCCCGGGCCAAGGGGCTTTCCGAACGGGTGGTGCTCTACAAGCATGCCCTCCGGAACGCCCTCATCCCCATCGTGACCCTGGTGGGCCTGGCCATCCCCGGGGTCTTGGGCGGGGCCACCATCACCGAGACCATCTTCAGCTACCCCGGGATGGGCCGGGCCATCTTTGACGCCTTGGTGGAGAAGGACTACAACGTGGCCATGGCGGCCCTGGCCTTCCTGGCCTTGATGACCGCGCTTTTTAACCTGTTGGCGGACCTGGCCTATGCGGTGGTGGACCCCCGCATCCGCTACAGCTAGAGGTGGAGCATGGCGACACAAGCGCACCCAACTAAAGCCAAGCCCCGCACCTTTTTCAGCCTCTTCTGGCGCCGCTTAAGGCGGCACAAGATGGCCATGGCGGGGTTGGTGGTTATCATTTTCCTGATTCTGATGGCCATTTTTGCCCCTTGGATTGCCCCTTACGATCCCACGGCCCAGCCTACGGGGGAGGACGTAGGCCAGTACTATTTCAACCCTCCTTCCCGGGAGCACCTTCTGGGCACCGATGACCTGGGGCGCGATGTGCTTTCCCGCATCATCTATGGCTCCCGCATCTCCCTCTTGGTGGGCTTTGCCGTGGCCTTTTCCAGCGTGATCCTGGGTACCATCATGGGTACCCTGGCGGGGTACTTCTCGGGCCGGCCCTTGCGATTCTACCTGGGGCCTTTAAGGCGGGAGCGGGAAGGGTTTTATCCCTGGAGCTTTGCCCTGTGGCGGGTGTTTTCCTGGTTCCTCTATTACGGCGCTTTGTACATGGCGCTTTCCATCGCCTGGGCCTTGGCCAAGGACGGCTTGCAGGCGGGAAGCCTGGTGAGCTACCTGGGCTTCGGTTTGACCTTGGCCCTGGTGCTCTGGGCGGCATGGTATGGGCTTAAGGGGGAGATCCGCCTGGATTTGGACGTGGCCATAAGCCGTCTTATCGACTTCATGCTCACCATCCCCACCCTTCCCCTTCTTCTTGTGCTTTCCGCCTTGTTGCGCGACCCCGGGGTGAAGGTGGGGCAGTGGGCCCAGGGAGTCTTCGGCGATGCGGCCAGCGTTTTCATCATCATCGCCATCCTGGTGCTCTTCGGCTGGTTGGGCACGGCCCGGCTGGTGCGGGGGAATATCCTTTCCTTAAGGGAGCAGGATTACGCCACGGCCGCCCAGGCCTTGGGGGCCAGGGACGCCCGCATCATGTTCCGCCACCTGGTGCCCAACACCCTGGCCCCCCTGATCGTCCAGGCCACCTTGCAGATCGGCGGGGCCATCCTGGTGGAGGCGGCCCTTTCCTTCCTGGGCTTTGGCATCCAGCCCCCCGTGGCCACCTGGGGTAACATGCTCACCAACGCCCAGGAGTACATCTTCACCGCCCCCTGGCTGGCCCTGCCTCCGGGGTTCATGATCTTCATCACCGTCCTGGCCTTTAACTACCTGGGGGATGGGCTTAGGGACGCCTTGGACCCCAGGAGCCGGCTCTGAGTCCAAAGCTTCGGTGGGTCTCCTTCACTTTCCGCCGCAGGGGGTTCTATCGGGGTTATAGCTCGTAAGTGGCCTCCACGAAGTAAAGCCCTTGGGGAGGGGCGCTTGGCCCGGCCAGGCGCCTCTCGCCCGTTTCCAGGATGGCCTTTAGGCTCTCCTTGGGCCTCTTTCCCCGGCCGACCTCCACCAGGGTCCCCACCATGCCCCTGACCTGGCCCCTTAGGAAGCTATTCCCCCGGAAGTAGAGGCGCACCTCGAGGCCGACCTCCCCCTCCAGGGCCTCGAGGCGGGCCTCGTAGAGCTCCCTTTCCCCCTGGCGCACCTCCTCCTTGGCGAAGCCCAGGAAGTTGTGCCGGCCGAGGAGGAGGGGAAGGGCTTCCTCCATGGCCCTTAGGTCCAAGGGCCCCTTAAGCCACCAGGCCCGCTGGCGCAGGAGGGGGGAGGGGTGGGGCCTGAGGAGGAGGCGGTAGAGGTAGGTGCGGCTTTTGGCGTCCCGCCGGGCGTGGAAGGTGGGGGGCACCTCCCGGGCGGAAAGGGCCTTTAGGTCCTCGGGGAGGAGGCGGTTTAGGGCCTCGGGGATCTTTTCCGTGGGGATGCGCCCTGGGAGGTCAAAGTGGAAGGGCATGGCCAGGGCGTGGACCCCTGCGTCCGTCCGCCCCGCGGCCACCGCCTTGGGGAGGGCCCCGATGGCGGAAAGGGCCTTCTCCAGCTCCCCTTGCACCGTGCGCAGGCCCGCCCGCTGCCTTTGAAGCCCCGCAAAGCCGCTTCCGTCGTACTCCAGAAGGAGGAGGATCCGCCGCACGCCCTCCAATCTACGCCTTTTGCGTGCGCACCGCCTTGGGGGCCTCCCCTTCCAGGACCACCCCGAAGCCCTCCACCCTGACCCCCACCGCTTCCCCTTCCCGGTAGGGGCAGCCCGGGGCTTCCTGCACCAGGACCTCCCGGTCGGGGAGGCGCACCCGGTAGGTGAGGTCGTGGCCCTTGAAGGCTCGGGCCACCACCACCCCCCCCACCCCCTCCCCGGGAGGGCTGAGGCGCAGGGCCTCAGGGCGCAAGGAGAGGAGGACGGGCCCGTGGGCGGGCTCCAGGAGGGGCACCTTCCCCAGGCAGGTTTCCGCGTACCGCCCCCGGGCCTCCCCCGGAAGAAGGTTGGTCCGCCCCAGGAACTGGGCCACGAAGGGGGTCTTTGGGCGCAGGTAGACCTCCTCCGGGGTGCCCACCTGCTCCAGCCTCCCCCCCCGCATCACCCCGATCCGGTCGGCGAAGGAAAGGGCCTCCTCCTGGTCGTGGGTGACGAGGAGGGCGGCGGTGCCCGTTTCTTTGAGGATCCGGCGCACCTCCTCCCGGGTGCTCTCCCTCAGCCCCGCGTCCAGGCTGGAGAAGGGCTCGTCCAGGAGGACCAGCTTAGGGCCAGGGGCCAGGGCCCGGGCCAGGGCCACCCGCTGCTGCTGGCCGCCGGAGAGTTCGTGGGGCCTCCGGTCCTTGAAAAGGGTCATCCCCACCCGGTCCAGGGCCTTTAAGGCCTTTTCCAGGCGGTCTTTCCCCTTAAGGCCGAAGGCCACGTTGCCGAGGGCGGTGAGGTGGGGGAAGAGGGCGTAGTCCTGGAAGACGAAGCCGATGCCCCTTTTCTCCGGGGGGAGGTGGGTGATGTCCTTCCTCTCCAGGAGGACCCGTCCCCCCTCGGGGACCTCGAGGCCCGCCACCACCCGGAGAAGGGTGGTCTTCCCGCACCCCGAGGGCCCCAGGAGGGCCAGGATCTCCCCCGGGTAGAGGGCCAGGTTCACCCCCTTCAGGACCTCTAGCCCCCCGAAGCGCTTTTGAATGCCCTCCAGTTCTAGTAGCGGCGCTCGCTCCAAAGCAACACCCCCACGAAGGCCGCGGAGAGGAGGAGGATGAAGAGGGCGAAGGGCGCGGCCTCGGCGAACATGGCTTCCTGAGTGTAGCTGAAAACCCGGGTGGAAAGGGTGCTGTAGCCCATGGGGGCCAGGAGAAGGGTGATGGGGAGCTCCTTCACCGCCCCGATGAAGGCCAGGGCCCCCGCGGCCACCGCCCCCCGCCAGAGGAGGGGGAAGGTGACCCGGAAGAAGGCCCCCGTGGGGGTTTCCCCTAGGGTCCTGGCGGCCTCCTCCAGCCTCCTTGGCACCTGGTAAAGCGCCCCCCGCACGGGGCCTAAGGCCTCTGCCAGGAAGTGGAAGGCCAGGACGAGGACGAGAAGGGGCAGGGTGCCGTAGAGGAAGGGGACCCCGCGCAGGCTGAAGAAGATCCAGGCCAGGGCGAAGGCCAGGGGGGGGATGGTGTACCCCAGGTAGGCCAGGCGCTCCAGGGTCTGGGAGGCCGGGGAGGGCTGGCGCACCCTCAGGTAGGCGATGGGGAGGGCCATCCCCACCGCCAGGAGGGCGGCGGGCAGGGCCACCAGGGCGGAGTGCCAGAAGGCCTCCTGCAGGCCCACCAGGCCCCCAGCGGGGAAGCGGCTCGCCAGGTGGAAAAGGGCGAAGAGGGGGAAAAGAAGGGCCAGGAGGAGGGGCAGGAGGAGGAGGGCGTAGGCCAGGGGCCGGAAGGCCCCTAAGGAGAGGGGCCTTCCCTTGCTCCCCAGGCCCTTCCCCGAGCGGGCCAGGTGGAGCCGCCTCAAAAGAAGCCCCTCCAGGAGGAGGAGCCCTCCCGTGAGGAGGAGGAGGAAGAGGGCCAGCCAGGCGGCGTAGGTCCGGTCAAAGGCCGCGTTGTACTGGAGGTAGATGGCGTAGGAGAAGGTCTCGTAGCGGAGGAGGCTCACCGTGCCGAAGTCCCCCACCACGTGCAGGGCCACCACCAGGGCCCCGGAGAGGAAGGCGGGAAAGAGCTGGGGCAGGGTCACCTGGAAGAAGGCCCGCAACGGGGTTTTGCCCAGGGTTCTCGCCGCCTCCTCCAGGCCCGGGTCCAGGCCCAAAAAGGCCGCCCTGAGGGCCAGGAAGAGGTAGGGGTAGGTGGTGAAGCCCAGGACCAGGACCGCCCCCCAGTACCCCTCGAGGCGGGGCAGGGGGAGCACCCCCCCGGGCCCCGTGGCCGCCAGGAGGACGTAGGCCCCCACGTACCCCGGCACCGCCAGGGGCAGGGCCAGGAGGGTGGCCCAGAGGCGCTTCCCCCTAAGGTCCGTGCGGGTGGTGAGGAAGGCCAGGGGCAGGGCCAGGAGGGTGGCGAGGAGGAGGACCCCCAGGAGGAGGGCCAGGGTGTTGAGGAGGAGCTCCAGGTTCTTGGGCCGAAGGAGGATCTCAAAAAAGGCCTTGGGCTCGGCCTCCAGGGCCCTTAAGAGGAGGTAGAGGAGGGGGAGCACCACCCCGCCCCCCGTGAGGAGGGCGGGGAGGAGGAAGGGGAGGAGCCCCGGGAGCTGATGGCGGACGCGAACCAGGGTCATCCCGGGGCCACCTCCCTTAGAGAACCCCGAGCTCCCGGAGGAGCCTCAGGGCCCGGTCCAGGTCCAGCTTCTCAAAGTCCAGCCTGGGCGTCTTCCTGAGGGCCTCCTCCAGGGAAAGGAGCCTGGGGTCCGGCACCACCCCCTTCACCAGGGGGTACTCCCCCACGTTGCCCACGAAGTACTGCTGGGCCTTGGGGGAGAGGAGGTAGGTGAGGAAGCGGGTGGCCGCGGAAAGGTTTTTGCCCGTCTTCAGGATCCCCGCCCCCGTCACCAGGGCCAGGTTGCCCGCGTCCCCATCCTTGAAGTGGTGGACCCCAAAGGTGTAGCCCGCCCGCTGGAAGCGGAGGACGTAGTAGTGGTTGGTGGAGCCGAGGTCCACCTCCCCCGCGCGGATGGCGTCCAGCATGGCGGGGTTGGAGGCGTAGCTCTTGGGGGAGAGGGCCTTCATCTCCTGGAGCCACCGGCGGGTGGCCTCTTCCCCATGGAGCAGGATCATCCCTGCCACCATGTCCTGGAAGCTGGAGTAGGTGGGGGTCCAGCCCACCTTGAGCCCCTTCTCCCGGGCGAAGCGGGGGAGGTCCAGGATGCTTTGGGGCAGCTCCTCCGCCTTGACCTTGGCGGGGTTATAGGCCAGGACCCGCAGGCGCAGGGTGACGGGCACCCAGGTCTTGGAAGCCGGCACAAAGCCCACGGGCACCTTCAGGAGGCTTTCCCCCAAAGGCCTTAGGAGGCCCCGCTCCGCCGCCTGGCCTAAGGCGCCCGAGGTGTTGGCCCAGAAGATGTCCGCGGGGGAGCGGCTCCCCTCCTCCTGGAGGGTGGCCAGGATCTGGGCGTCGGTGCCGTAGCGCACCTGGACTCGGATGCCCGTGTCCTGCTCAAACTGCTTCACCAGGGGCTCCACCAGGCTCTGCCCCCGCCCGCTGTAGACCGTAAGGGTTTGCTGGGCCATCCCGAGGCCCAGGGCCATTAGACCGATAAGGGGTAGGACTCGCTTCACCGGTTCACCTCCAGAAGGAGGGCGCCCTCCGCCCCCAAGTCTAGGGGGGTGGGGGGATAATGTCAAGTATTCCGCTCGGATTTCTTGTATTTAGAAGTGATAATCGTTTGCAACCAGGGGAGGAAGCCGGTGAGGTCCCGGGGTGGGGGCGGGGCGGGCGCGGTGGAGACCAGGGGCACGGGGTTCAGGGTGTGGTGGGGGTGCCAGGGCTCCTCGGCGTTGCCGTGGTCGGATACGAGGAGGAGTTCCCCGCCTGCTTCCAGAAAGCTTTCCATAAAAAGCCCCAGTTCTTGGAAGCACCGGGGCAGGGTTTCCGGGGCCCGGTGGGCGGCCAGGTCCAGGGCCCAGTACTCCAGCACCACCAGGGGGAAGTCCCGGGCCAGGCGGGCCGCTTTCTTCCCCCAGGCCCCGGGGTCTTCCAGAAGGGGGGAGAGGGCCAGGGGGTGGCCCAGGGGGAGGAGGGGGAGGCCCGCCAGGTGGGCGGAGAGGGCGAAGGCGGAAAGGCGGAGCCGCTTGGGGTCTAGGGCCCGTTTTAGGTACTCCTCCCGGTAGCCGTTGGCGTGGAGGACGGGAAGACCCTCTTCTTTGGCCCAGGCGTAGAGGCTCCGCTTTAGGAGGGGCCTGAGGCTCGGGGCGGGGTAGGGCCCCTGGTGGCGCCCGAGGAGGCGGGGGGCGTTCACGCCCGTAAGGAGGGCCGTCTGCCCCGTGCCCGACTGGGGCAGGCCCTCCACCCCCAAGGTGGCGTCCAGAGGCTGGGGCTTGAGGGCGAGGAGGAGGGGGAAAAGCTCTTCCAAGGCCCCGCCCAGCCCCAGGCCGTCCACGAAGA harbors:
- a CDS encoding iron ABC transporter substrate-binding protein — encoded protein: MALGLGMAQQTLTVYSGRGQSLVEPLVKQFEQDTGIRVQVRYGTDAQILATLQEEGSRSPADIFWANTSGALGQAAERGLLRPLGESLLKVPVGFVPASKTWVPVTLRLRVLAYNPAKVKAEELPQSILDLPRFAREKGLKVGWTPTYSSFQDMVAGMILLHGEEATRRWLQEMKALSPKSYASNPAMLDAIRAGEVDLGSTNHYYVLRFQRAGYTFGVHHFKDGDAGNLALVTGAGILKTGKNLSAATRFLTYLLSPKAQQYFVGNVGEYPLVKGVVPDPRLLSLEEALRKTPRLDFEKLDLDRALRLLRELGVL
- the truA gene encoding tRNA pseudouridine(38-40) synthase TruA encodes the protein MRRILLLLEYDGSGFAGLQRQRAGLRTVQGELEKALSAIGALPKAVAAGRTDAGVHALAMPFHFDLPGRIPTEKIPEALNRLLPEDLKALSAREVPPTFHARRDAKSRTYLYRLLLRPHPSPLLRQRAWWLKGPLDLRAMEEALPLLLGRHNFLGFAKEEVRQGERELYEARLEALEGEVGLEVRLYFRGNSFLRGQVRGMVGTLVEVGRGKRPKESLKAILETGERRLAGPSAPPQGLYFVEATYEL
- a CDS encoding ABC transporter permease, with product MATQAHPTKAKPRTFFSLFWRRLRRHKMAMAGLVVIIFLILMAIFAPWIAPYDPTAQPTGEDVGQYYFNPPSREHLLGTDDLGRDVLSRIIYGSRISLLVGFAVAFSSVILGTIMGTLAGYFSGRPLRFYLGPLRREREGFYPWSFALWRVFSWFLYYGALYMALSIAWALAKDGLQAGSLVSYLGFGLTLALVLWAAWYGLKGEIRLDLDVAISRLIDFMLTIPTLPLLLVLSALLRDPGVKVGQWAQGVFGDAASVFIIIAILVLFGWLGTARLVRGNILSLREQDYATAAQALGARDARIMFRHLVPNTLAPLIVQATLQIGGAILVEAALSFLGFGIQPPVATWGNMLTNAQEYIFTAPWLALPPGFMIFITVLAFNYLGDGLRDALDPRSRL
- a CDS encoding ABC transporter permease, whose translation is MTLVRVRHQLPGLLPFLLPALLTGGGVVLPLLYLLLRALEAEPKAFFEILLRPKNLELLLNTLALLLGVLLLATLLALPLAFLTTRTDLRGKRLWATLLALPLAVPGYVGAYVLLAATGPGGVLPLPRLEGYWGAVLVLGFTTYPYLFLALRAAFLGLDPGLEEAARTLGKTPLRAFFQVTLPQLFPAFLSGALVVALHVVGDFGTVSLLRYETFSYAIYLQYNAAFDRTYAAWLALFLLLLTGGLLLLEGLLLRRLHLARSGKGLGSKGRPLSLGAFRPLAYALLLLPLLLALLFPLFALFHLASRFPAGGLVGLQEAFWHSALVALPAALLAVGMALPIAYLRVRQPSPASQTLERLAYLGYTIPPLAFALAWIFFSLRGVPFLYGTLPLLVLVLAFHFLAEALGPVRGALYQVPRRLEEAARTLGETPTGAFFRVTFPLLWRGAVAAGALAFIGAVKELPITLLLAPMGYSTLSTRVFSYTQEAMFAEAAPFALFILLLSAAFVGVLLWSERRY
- a CDS encoding ABC transporter ATP-binding protein codes for the protein MERAPLLELEGIQKRFGGLEVLKGVNLALYPGEILALLGPSGCGKTTLLRVVAGLEVPEGGRVLLERKDITHLPPEKRGIGFVFQDYALFPHLTALGNVAFGLKGKDRLEKALKALDRVGMTLFKDRRPHELSGGQQQRVALARALAPGPKLVLLDEPFSSLDAGLRESTREEVRRILKETGTAALLVTHDQEEALSFADRIGVMRGGRLEQVGTPEEVYLRPKTPFVAQFLGRTNLLPGEARGRYAETCLGKVPLLEPAHGPVLLSLRPEALRLSPPGEGVGGVVVARAFKGHDLTYRVRLPDREVLVQEAPGCPYREGEAVGVRVEGFGVVLEGEAPKAVRTQKA
- a CDS encoding ABC transporter permease; translation: MFAYTVRRLLQMIPLLFAASVVIYALLALQPGDPLEELKRQNPRMTAEQFEALKRAYGLDQPLHIRYFKWLSRAVRGDLGYSRTYGIPAAEYIFVQRLPKTLVLSGLALTLALLVAIPVGVFSAVRQYSLADYAITFLSFVGFSMPVFFLGILLLYLFAIVLPERIPGFPQFPTGGVPPILWEDVRSGAVSFGAFLGQWAWHLILPVLTLSALQMAEWTRFMRASLLEVLSQDYIRTARAKGLSERVVLYKHALRNALIPIVTLVGLAIPGVLGGATITETIFSYPGMGRAIFDALVEKDYNVAMAALAFLALMTALFNLLADLAYAVVDPRIRYS